A genome region from Hevea brasiliensis isolate MT/VB/25A 57/8 chromosome 9, ASM3005281v1, whole genome shotgun sequence includes the following:
- the LOC110650088 gene encoding agamous-like MADS-box protein AGL30 isoform X3, translating into MQPYMMGRVKLKIKKLENTNGRQATYGKRKHGIMKKAKELSILCDIDIILLMFSPTGKPSICKGKRSIEEVIAKFAQLTPQERAKRKLESLEALKKTFKKLDHDVNIPEFLGTSSQTMEDLSNQSRLLQNQLSEVHKRLSYWTNPDKINNIEHLGQLENSLRESLNKIQAHKFQNGMHVPFRIGAEQQLPPMPWIPNNDSQQIVLPEDPNLLPNRDVECSASSSFGSYSGYFGTGKSSELSNSSQENGVNGILNELSGTASLRLQLAGQYPYMPYNLNLLNDTKFQSAAEMNLQESPVDFHVNGSFEAPKPGYDANPGSWASSSGPCAVTMFDEHLYSQKDHLYGSNNEEYYRIS; encoded by the exons ATGCAACCCTATAT GATGGGTAGGGTTAAGCTAAAGATCAAGAAATTGGAGAACACAAATGGCCGTCAAGCAACCTATGGCAAAAGGAAGCATGGAATCATGAAGAAGGCTAAAGAGTTATCTATTCTATGTGACATAGATATTATCCTTCTCATGTTCTCACCAACTGGCAAGCCCTCAATATGCAAAGGAAAGCGGAG CATTGAAGAGGTCATTGCAAAATTTGCTCAGTTAACACCTCAAGAAAGGGCAAAAAG GAAGTTGGAAAGCCTTGAA GCGCTGAAGAAAACTTTTAAGAAGTTGGACCATGATGTTAACATACCTGAATTTCTGGGCACAAG TTCTCAAACAATGGAG GACCTGTCAAACCAATCGAGGTTATTGCAGAATCAACTTTCTGAAGTGCATAAAAGACTGAG CTATTGGACTAATCCAGATAAAATTAACAACATAGAACATCTGGGTCAATTGGAAAATTCACTCAGGGAATCGCTTAATAAAATTCAAGCTCATAAG TTTCAAAATGGGATGCATGTACCTTTCAGAATTGGTGCTGAGCAGCAGCTCCCACCCATGCCATGGATTCCTAATAATGACAGTCAACAGATTGTGTTACCAGAGGATCCAAATCTACTTCCCAATAG GGATGTCGAATGTTCTGCAAGTTCCTCCTTTGGAAGTTATTCTGGTTACTTTGGCACAGGAAAAAGTTCCGAGCTATCTAATTCCAGTCAAGAAAATGGTGTGAATGGTATTCTTAATGAGTTAAGTGGAACTGCATCACTGAGGCTGCAGTTGGCTGGGCAGTATCCTTACATGCCATACAATCTGAATTTGCTGAATGATACAAAATTCCAATCTGCAGCAGAGATGAACCTACAAGAAAGCCCTGTGGATTTTCATGTTAATGGAAGTTTTGAAGCTCCCAAACCTGGATACGACGCTAACCCTGGTAGTTGGGCTTCTTCATCAGGACCATGTGCTGTTACCATGTTTGATGAGCATTTGTATTCCCAG AAAGATCATCTGTATGGGAGCAACAATGAGGAATACTACAGAATTTCCTGA
- the LOC110650088 gene encoding agamous-like MADS-box protein AGL30 isoform X2, which translates to MGRVKLKIKKLENTNGRQATYGKRKHGIMKKAKELSILCDIDIILLMFSPTGKPSICKGKRSIEEVIAKFAQLTPQERAKRKLESLEALKKTFKKLDHDVNIPEFLGTSSQTMEDLSNQSRLLQNQLSEVHKRLSYWTNPDKINNIEHLGQLENSLRESLNKIQAHKEYLGKQQLMSLECNSQFQNGMHVPFRIGAEQQLPPMPWIPNNDSQQIVLPEDPNLLPNRDVECSASSSFGSYSGYFGTGKSSELSNSSQENGVNGILNELSGTASLRLQLAGQYPYMPYNLNLLNDTKFQSAAEMNLQESPVDFHVNGSFEAPKPGYDANPGSWASSSGPCAVTMFDEHLYSQKDHLYGSNNEEYYRIS; encoded by the exons ATGGGTAGGGTTAAGCTAAAGATCAAGAAATTGGAGAACACAAATGGCCGTCAAGCAACCTATGGCAAAAGGAAGCATGGAATCATGAAGAAGGCTAAAGAGTTATCTATTCTATGTGACATAGATATTATCCTTCTCATGTTCTCACCAACTGGCAAGCCCTCAATATGCAAAGGAAAGCGGAG CATTGAAGAGGTCATTGCAAAATTTGCTCAGTTAACACCTCAAGAAAGGGCAAAAAG GAAGTTGGAAAGCCTTGAA GCGCTGAAGAAAACTTTTAAGAAGTTGGACCATGATGTTAACATACCTGAATTTCTGGGCACAAG TTCTCAAACAATGGAG GACCTGTCAAACCAATCGAGGTTATTGCAGAATCAACTTTCTGAAGTGCATAAAAGACTGAG CTATTGGACTAATCCAGATAAAATTAACAACATAGAACATCTGGGTCAATTGGAAAATTCACTCAGGGAATCGCTTAATAAAATTCAAGCTCATAAG GAATATTTAGGAAAACAGCAACTTATGTCGCTAGAATGCAATAGTCAG TTTCAAAATGGGATGCATGTACCTTTCAGAATTGGTGCTGAGCAGCAGCTCCCACCCATGCCATGGATTCCTAATAATGACAGTCAACAGATTGTGTTACCAGAGGATCCAAATCTACTTCCCAATAG GGATGTCGAATGTTCTGCAAGTTCCTCCTTTGGAAGTTATTCTGGTTACTTTGGCACAGGAAAAAGTTCCGAGCTATCTAATTCCAGTCAAGAAAATGGTGTGAATGGTATTCTTAATGAGTTAAGTGGAACTGCATCACTGAGGCTGCAGTTGGCTGGGCAGTATCCTTACATGCCATACAATCTGAATTTGCTGAATGATACAAAATTCCAATCTGCAGCAGAGATGAACCTACAAGAAAGCCCTGTGGATTTTCATGTTAATGGAAGTTTTGAAGCTCCCAAACCTGGATACGACGCTAACCCTGGTAGTTGGGCTTCTTCATCAGGACCATGTGCTGTTACCATGTTTGATGAGCATTTGTATTCCCAG AAAGATCATCTGTATGGGAGCAACAATGAGGAATACTACAGAATTTCCTGA
- the LOC110650088 gene encoding agamous-like MADS-box protein AGL30 isoform X1 yields MQPYMMGRVKLKIKKLENTNGRQATYGKRKHGIMKKAKELSILCDIDIILLMFSPTGKPSICKGKRSIEEVIAKFAQLTPQERAKRKLESLEALKKTFKKLDHDVNIPEFLGTSSQTMEDLSNQSRLLQNQLSEVHKRLSYWTNPDKINNIEHLGQLENSLRESLNKIQAHKEYLGKQQLMSLECNSQFQNGMHVPFRIGAEQQLPPMPWIPNNDSQQIVLPEDPNLLPNRDVECSASSSFGSYSGYFGTGKSSELSNSSQENGVNGILNELSGTASLRLQLAGQYPYMPYNLNLLNDTKFQSAAEMNLQESPVDFHVNGSFEAPKPGYDANPGSWASSSGPCAVTMFDEHLYSQKDHLYGSNNEEYYRIS; encoded by the exons ATGCAACCCTATAT GATGGGTAGGGTTAAGCTAAAGATCAAGAAATTGGAGAACACAAATGGCCGTCAAGCAACCTATGGCAAAAGGAAGCATGGAATCATGAAGAAGGCTAAAGAGTTATCTATTCTATGTGACATAGATATTATCCTTCTCATGTTCTCACCAACTGGCAAGCCCTCAATATGCAAAGGAAAGCGGAG CATTGAAGAGGTCATTGCAAAATTTGCTCAGTTAACACCTCAAGAAAGGGCAAAAAG GAAGTTGGAAAGCCTTGAA GCGCTGAAGAAAACTTTTAAGAAGTTGGACCATGATGTTAACATACCTGAATTTCTGGGCACAAG TTCTCAAACAATGGAG GACCTGTCAAACCAATCGAGGTTATTGCAGAATCAACTTTCTGAAGTGCATAAAAGACTGAG CTATTGGACTAATCCAGATAAAATTAACAACATAGAACATCTGGGTCAATTGGAAAATTCACTCAGGGAATCGCTTAATAAAATTCAAGCTCATAAG GAATATTTAGGAAAACAGCAACTTATGTCGCTAGAATGCAATAGTCAG TTTCAAAATGGGATGCATGTACCTTTCAGAATTGGTGCTGAGCAGCAGCTCCCACCCATGCCATGGATTCCTAATAATGACAGTCAACAGATTGTGTTACCAGAGGATCCAAATCTACTTCCCAATAG GGATGTCGAATGTTCTGCAAGTTCCTCCTTTGGAAGTTATTCTGGTTACTTTGGCACAGGAAAAAGTTCCGAGCTATCTAATTCCAGTCAAGAAAATGGTGTGAATGGTATTCTTAATGAGTTAAGTGGAACTGCATCACTGAGGCTGCAGTTGGCTGGGCAGTATCCTTACATGCCATACAATCTGAATTTGCTGAATGATACAAAATTCCAATCTGCAGCAGAGATGAACCTACAAGAAAGCCCTGTGGATTTTCATGTTAATGGAAGTTTTGAAGCTCCCAAACCTGGATACGACGCTAACCCTGGTAGTTGGGCTTCTTCATCAGGACCATGTGCTGTTACCATGTTTGATGAGCATTTGTATTCCCAG AAAGATCATCTGTATGGGAGCAACAATGAGGAATACTACAGAATTTCCTGA
- the LOC110650086 gene encoding transcription termination factor MTEF1, chloroplastic, with protein sequence MIAAGTLLLLPPSSFSSPKLSKTPKCLPTDTVDSGLLFHEKLQYLTGLKINTQKALTQNPNLRSTPLSTLYSVEHCLSCMGLHRLAIGRILDMHPALLTSDPHVYLYPVFDFLLNEVGIPFPDIAKTISRCPRLLVSSVSDQLRPALIFLRNLGFVGANAINCQTTVLLVYNIEFTLMAKIEYLMSLGFEYCEVKEMVVRSPGLLTFSVENNLVPKVEYFLVEMKGDLEELKRFPQYFSFSLEGKIKPRHRMLAEYGLKLPLCKMLKISDGEFSARLVDMRLRMVGET encoded by the coding sequence ATGATTGCCGCAGGAACTCTACTCCTCCTTCCTCCCTCTTCCTTCTCTTCCCCAAAACTCTCTAAAACCCCCAAATGCCTTCCCACAGACACTGTGGACTCTGGCCTCCTCTTCCATGAAAAGCTCCAATACCTCACAGGCCTCAAAATCAATACCCAAAAAGCGCTCACTCAAAACCCAAATCTCCGCTCCACTCCTCTCTCCACCCTCTACTCCGTAGAGCACTGCCTCTCCTGCATGGGCCTCCACCGCCTTGCCATCGGCCGCATCCTAGACATGCACCCTGCCCTTCTCACCTCTGATCCGCACGTCTATCTCTATCCTGTCTTCGACTTCCTGCTCAACGAGGTTGGTATCCCATTTCCAGATATCGCCAAAACTATTTCTCGGTGTCCTAGGCTCTTAGTCTCTAGTGTTTCTGACCAATTGCGCCCTGCCCTTATCTTTCTTCGGAACCTTGGGTTTGTGGGTGCCAATGCCATCAATTGTCAGACAACTGTGTTGCTTGTATATAATATTGAATTTACCTTGATGGCTAAGATTGAATACTTGATGAGTTTGGGGTTTGAATACTGTGAGGTTAAAGAAATGGTAGTCAGGTCGCCGGGGCTTTTGACTTTTAGCGTAGAGAACAATTTAGTGCCAAAAGTGGAGTACTTTTTGGTGGAAATGAAGGGTGATTTGGAGGAATTGAAAAGATTTCCGCAGTATTTTTCATTCAGTTTGGAGGGGAAGATAAAGCCAAGGCATAGAATGTTGGCGGAGTACGGGTTGAAGCTTCcattgtgtaaaatgttgaagaTTAGTGATGGTGAATTCAGTGCAAGATTGGTCGATATGCGGCTAAGAATGGTTGGGGAGACTTAA